A window of the Pseudoalteromonas sp. A25 genome harbors these coding sequences:
- a CDS encoding dipeptidyl-peptidase 3 family protein, translating to MRLSKISQALIIASSLALSACSEPTNNSPEAQSAQKEQSGYTLVNTPQSRLDIYTEVTLNTDLSHLSDNQKHMISKLIDASKIMDDLFWKQSFEMDKETFLSRISDDKVRKFADINYGPWDRLDGDKVFLNSFDEKTPGAEFYPHDMTKEELNNSDLKDKAGLYSIVKRDEQGKLYTLPYSKIYEKELTQAAQLLREASKLAEDKEFANYLILRADALLNNSYQTSDFAWMDMKNNPIDVVIGPIETYEDQLFGYRAGFESYVLVKDLAWSERLAKFAAFLPELQTGLPVDEKYKQEVPGSDADLNAYDVIYYAGHSNAGSKTIAINLPNDEQVQLEKGTRRLQLKNAMRAKFDKIMLPIADQLIVPEQRKHITFDAFFANTMFHEVAHGLGIKNTITGKGTVRQSLQEHASAIEEGKADILGLYMVEQLLNKGEITEGTIEDYYITFMAGIFRSVRFGASSAHGKANMIRFNFFKEQGAFSKNEQGLYKVDMDKMATAMEKLSSLILTLQGDGDYQKVDQLIATHGDIKEELQADLAKLSKANIPVDVTFKQGKAVLGLK from the coding sequence ATGAGACTTTCTAAAATAAGCCAAGCATTAATCATTGCTAGTTCTTTAGCCTTAAGCGCATGTTCAGAGCCAACAAACAACTCTCCTGAGGCGCAAAGCGCACAAAAAGAACAATCGGGCTATACGTTAGTTAATACACCACAATCACGCCTAGATATTTACACTGAAGTGACATTAAACACCGATTTATCGCACCTTAGCGACAATCAAAAACACATGATTAGCAAGTTAATCGATGCATCAAAAATTATGGACGACCTATTTTGGAAGCAAAGCTTCGAAATGGATAAAGAGACATTCTTAAGTCGTATCAGCGACGACAAAGTTCGTAAATTTGCTGATATCAATTATGGTCCTTGGGATAGACTCGACGGTGACAAAGTTTTCCTAAACAGTTTTGATGAAAAAACCCCCGGTGCTGAGTTCTACCCTCATGATATGACCAAAGAAGAGTTAAATAACTCCGATTTAAAAGATAAAGCAGGGTTATATTCAATTGTTAAACGCGATGAGCAAGGTAAGCTATACACTCTACCTTATTCAAAAATCTATGAAAAAGAACTCACTCAAGCTGCCCAACTTTTACGTGAAGCAAGTAAGCTTGCTGAAGATAAAGAATTTGCTAACTACTTAATACTGCGTGCAGATGCCTTATTAAACAACAGCTACCAAACTTCTGACTTTGCGTGGATGGATATGAAAAATAACCCCATTGACGTGGTTATTGGCCCTATTGAAACGTATGAAGACCAGTTATTTGGCTATCGCGCAGGGTTTGAATCGTATGTACTTGTGAAAGACCTAGCATGGAGTGAACGTTTAGCTAAATTTGCTGCATTTTTGCCTGAACTACAAACCGGGTTGCCTGTTGATGAAAAATATAAACAAGAAGTGCCAGGCTCAGACGCTGATCTAAATGCATATGATGTCATCTATTATGCAGGTCACTCAAACGCAGGTAGCAAGACCATTGCCATTAACCTGCCGAACGACGAACAAGTTCAGCTAGAAAAAGGAACTCGTCGTTTGCAACTTAAAAACGCAATGCGTGCTAAGTTTGACAAAATTATGCTACCTATCGCAGACCAACTAATCGTGCCAGAGCAACGTAAACATATTACCTTTGATGCATTCTTTGCCAACACTATGTTCCATGAAGTGGCACACGGTTTAGGTATTAAAAACACCATTACCGGCAAAGGCACCGTACGTCAATCTCTACAAGAGCATGCGAGTGCCATTGAAGAAGGTAAAGCTGATATTCTTGGCCTTTACATGGTTGAGCAGCTATTGAATAAAGGTGAAATTACTGAGGGAACGATTGAAGATTACTACATCACCTTTATGGCGGGGATCTTCCGTTCAGTACGCTTTGGTGCGTCAAGTGCGCATGGTAAAGCAAACATGATCCGCTTTAACTTCTTCAAAGAACAAGGCGCGTTTTCTAAAAATGAGCAAGGCTTGTACAAAGTAGATATGGATAAGATGGCTACCGCGATGGAAAAGTTGTCTAGTCTTATCTTAACTCTGCAAGGTGACGGTGATTACCAAAAAGTGGATCAATTGATCGCAACGCACGGTGACATTAAAGAGGAGCTACAGGCTGACTTAGCAAAACTGTCAAAAGCCAACATTCCTGTTGACGTCACATTCAAACAAGGTAAAGCAGTGTTAGGTCTTAAGTAA
- a CDS encoding M17 family metallopeptidase, which produces MSFPLALPCNDLVSNNADAVIVIAANVHDLQDERLNKAVAPYLAVDARISSKATLVLADELPGKRLVISPTGPLNRDYDDVRRIFDAAKSAINEAKAAGCKAPTMLVVGMPQDARYQNALQVAYLGACQALWQPLEAREYRGQSIEPVSQISLVGADEALCKQLNALAAGQYAARDLCGTEPERMAPPKFADYCVELFKNTSVSVEVISDINTIEQQYPMLGTVARASYAVERHHPRVVKLVYTPSDEVNRTLMFVGKGLVYDTGGADLKVGGFMAGMSRDKGGAASVAGFMKAVADYQPKGVKVVAYLAVVRNSIGSDCFVPDEIITCREGLKVRIGNTDAEGRLAMGDLLSEMKDLAKSEVNPELFTVATLTGHAARAVGPYSAYVENGPARAASVSRQLADMGDLWADGAELSRSRREDYDFVKPRTLADDVLSSNNAPSAVTARGHQFPMAFLAIVGGLDKHGSDSDLPLPYVHMDIAGSGVEGGDWQHGKPTAATVSSLFARYCI; this is translated from the coding sequence ATGTCTTTTCCTCTGGCATTACCGTGTAATGATTTAGTAAGTAATAACGCCGATGCAGTGATTGTGATAGCTGCCAATGTGCATGATCTACAAGATGAGCGTCTTAACAAAGCCGTAGCACCCTATCTAGCTGTAGATGCGAGAATATCAAGTAAAGCCACATTGGTGCTTGCTGATGAGTTACCTGGTAAACGTTTGGTTATTTCTCCAACAGGCCCACTTAATCGCGATTATGATGATGTGCGCCGTATTTTTGATGCGGCAAAGTCAGCTATCAACGAAGCAAAAGCGGCGGGGTGCAAAGCGCCAACTATGTTGGTTGTGGGTATGCCTCAAGATGCGCGCTACCAAAATGCCCTACAAGTTGCTTACTTAGGTGCTTGCCAAGCACTTTGGCAGCCGCTAGAAGCGCGTGAATACCGCGGCCAAAGCATAGAGCCTGTGAGCCAAATCAGTTTAGTCGGCGCTGATGAAGCATTGTGTAAGCAGCTAAACGCCTTGGCGGCAGGCCAATATGCGGCGCGCGATTTATGTGGCACCGAGCCTGAGCGTATGGCACCACCAAAATTTGCTGATTACTGTGTTGAGTTATTTAAAAATACCAGCGTGTCTGTTGAGGTTATCAGTGATATCAATACCATTGAACAACAATATCCTATGCTGGGTACTGTCGCGCGTGCCTCATATGCTGTTGAGCGTCACCACCCTCGTGTTGTAAAGCTGGTTTATACGCCAAGTGATGAAGTAAACCGCACCCTCATGTTTGTTGGTAAGGGGCTTGTGTATGACACTGGTGGTGCAGACTTGAAGGTAGGCGGTTTTATGGCGGGTATGAGTCGCGATAAAGGCGGTGCAGCATCGGTAGCAGGTTTTATGAAAGCGGTTGCTGATTATCAACCTAAGGGTGTCAAAGTGGTTGCTTACCTTGCTGTGGTACGCAACTCTATTGGCTCTGATTGTTTTGTGCCGGATGAAATTATTACTTGCCGTGAAGGGCTAAAAGTTCGTATTGGTAATACCGATGCAGAAGGGCGCTTAGCGATGGGCGATTTGCTAAGTGAAATGAAAGACCTTGCTAAGTCAGAGGTAAATCCAGAGCTATTTACCGTTGCTACATTGACCGGTCACGCAGCAAGAGCGGTAGGCCCTTATAGCGCCTATGTTGAAAATGGCCCGGCTCGTGCGGCTAGTGTTTCTCGTCAGTTGGCTGATATGGGCGATTTGTGGGCTGATGGTGCGGAACTATCACGTAGTCGCCGTGAAGATTATGATTTTGTAAAACCACGTACCTTGGCGGATGATGTACTTTCAAGTAACAATGCACCTTCTGCGGTTACTGCGCGCGGTCACCAATTCCCTATGGCGTTTCTGGCCATTGTGGGTGGGCTAGATAAGCACGGTAGTGATTCTGATTTACCTTTGCCCTATGTTCATATGGATATTGCCGGTAGTGGTGTGGAAGGCGGTGATTGGCAACATGGAAAGCCAACCGCTGCAACAGTGAGTAGCTTGTTCGCTCGTTATTGTATTTAA
- the dinB gene encoding DNA polymerase IV, whose translation MRKFIHIDMDCFYAAVEMRDNPELAKVPMAIGGNSHRGVLSTSNYLAREYGVRSAMSNYQAKKLCPHLVIVPGRMSVYKEVSAQIRGVFARYTNLIEPLSLDEAYLDVTDCAQLGGSATLIAQQIRADIERETGLTASAGIAPIKFLAKIASDENKPNGQFVITPNEVHDFIDTLPLKKIPGVGKVTQQKLLALGFQYGCDIKKSSEDFLYQRFGKFGLVLWRRCNGIDERQVETHRVRKSVGVETTFSEDTSDALELTRRLVESLFPELTRRAQPYIESRGMNKLGVKVKFFDFQVVSKECQYDSLNVDVLSTLLKELLARYPSKPVRLIGINIGLLESKNDQAQLGLFDCD comes from the coding sequence ATGAGAAAATTCATACATATTGATATGGATTGTTTCTATGCCGCCGTTGAGATGCGCGACAATCCAGAACTTGCAAAAGTCCCTATGGCGATTGGTGGAAATAGCCATCGTGGCGTTTTGTCTACTTCTAACTATTTGGCGCGTGAATACGGTGTCCGCTCAGCTATGTCCAATTATCAAGCTAAGAAATTATGCCCTCATTTAGTGATAGTGCCCGGCAGAATGTCTGTTTATAAGGAAGTGTCTGCGCAAATAAGAGGGGTTTTTGCTCGCTATACCAATCTAATCGAACCGCTGTCTTTAGATGAAGCTTACTTGGATGTAACAGACTGTGCGCAGTTGGGAGGCAGTGCCACCTTGATAGCACAGCAAATTCGCGCTGATATCGAACGTGAAACGGGCTTAACCGCCTCAGCGGGTATCGCCCCCATCAAATTTTTAGCCAAAATAGCCAGCGATGAAAACAAGCCAAACGGTCAATTTGTTATTACACCCAATGAAGTGCATGACTTTATTGATACACTCCCTTTGAAAAAAATCCCCGGTGTGGGCAAAGTGACACAGCAAAAGTTATTGGCGCTTGGTTTTCAATATGGCTGTGATATCAAAAAAAGCAGTGAAGATTTTCTATATCAGCGCTTTGGTAAGTTTGGCTTAGTGCTTTGGCGGCGTTGTAATGGGATTGATGAGCGGCAAGTTGAAACACACAGAGTGAGAAAGTCTGTGGGAGTTGAGACTACATTTAGTGAAGATACTAGCGATGCGTTAGAGTTAACCCGCCGTTTAGTTGAATCACTATTTCCTGAACTGACACGTCGCGCTCAGCCTTATATTGAAAGTAGAGGTATGAACAAGCTGGGTGTTAAAGTGAAATTTTTTGACTTTCAAGTTGTGAGTAAGGAGTGTCAATACGACAGTTTAAACGTTGATGTTTTATCTACTTTGCTAAAAGAGTTACTGGCTCGTTATCCGAGTAAACCCGTGCGTTTGATAGGGATTAATATTGGTCTTCTCGAGAGCAAAAACGACCAAGCTCAACTTGGGCTATTTGACTGCGACTAA
- a CDS encoding HDOD domain-containing protein: MSTENALLTILIDRINNDTLVLPTLPDVAVKVRQAADDPDVNLMQMADVISHDPALSARMIKVANSAFMGRSVKVNTLNQAVTRIGLRQIKNIATAMAMEQLFVSNNKLIKTYMDKAWQKTLKVACQAISTMEFYLRVHKHTSLNRDTITLASLVFNIGVLPILTEAERHPEVFANPSFLAHAIQKLAGRIGGAIMREWGFTEEFIEVAENWANPNYKPNEDSYVDFIRVGGILEGILQVSDKAASLQVYEQKGIVRSVDMFTSDEYQDLLEDVKTMFA; encoded by the coding sequence ATGTCAACAGAGAATGCTTTACTTACCATCCTTATAGATAGAATAAATAATGATACGTTAGTGCTACCCACGTTACCGGACGTAGCGGTTAAAGTTCGTCAAGCTGCAGACGATCCAGACGTCAACTTGATGCAGATGGCAGATGTCATTTCTCATGATCCTGCATTATCAGCACGGATGATAAAGGTTGCCAATAGCGCATTTATGGGGCGTTCTGTAAAGGTCAACACGCTCAATCAAGCGGTTACCCGTATCGGGCTGAGACAAATAAAAAACATAGCGACTGCCATGGCTATGGAGCAGCTGTTTGTTTCAAACAACAAGTTGATTAAAACTTATATGGATAAAGCATGGCAAAAAACATTAAAAGTGGCTTGCCAAGCCATTTCTACCATGGAATTTTACTTACGTGTTCACAAACATACCTCATTAAACAGAGACACAATTACACTCGCGTCTTTGGTTTTTAATATTGGTGTGTTGCCGATATTAACAGAGGCTGAGCGCCACCCTGAAGTGTTTGCAAACCCAAGCTTTTTAGCTCACGCAATTCAAAAGCTGGCAGGTAGAATTGGTGGTGCCATTATGCGGGAGTGGGGATTTACCGAAGAGTTTATAGAAGTTGCTGAAAACTGGGCTAATCCAAACTACAAACCTAATGAAGATAGTTATGTGGATTTTATCCGTGTTGGAGGTATTTTAGAGGGCATTTTACAGGTTTCTGATAAAGCAGCATCATTACAAGTTTATGAGCAAAAAGGGATTGTTCGTTCTGTGGATATGTTTACCAGTGATGAGTATCAAGATTTACTTGAAGATGTCAAAACGATGTTTGCATAG
- a CDS encoding aldo/keto reductase, protein MQFSRLGSSELEVSRVCLGSMTWGLQNNQHDADEQINYALSQGINFIDTAELYAVPPSAQTYGKTEAIIGNWLARHREKREQLVMATKISGGGVSWIREGAPICGQSIIQAVDASLSRLNTDYIDLYQLHWPNRTSPHFAKHWPGMVTFSKVDRDAEIESMLDILQALQTCIKQGKIRHWGLSDDTTWGINTYLRLSSEHNLARPVAIQNEFNLLHTKDWPYLIENCVHEDIAYLPWSPLAAGSLTGKYIDGARPEGSRWTYMQRNGLFRDTPQANQAVKEYNSIAKQFGVTPAQLALAWVNQVDGVTSTIIGATTMCQLKENIHAFDLHLSEAQLNDIGAVLQRFPSPY, encoded by the coding sequence ATGCAATTTAGTCGACTAGGCAGTAGCGAACTCGAGGTTTCTAGAGTCTGTTTGGGGAGCATGACCTGGGGTTTGCAGAACAATCAACATGATGCCGATGAACAAATTAACTATGCACTAAGCCAAGGTATAAACTTTATTGATACGGCTGAGCTGTACGCCGTGCCACCATCAGCACAAACCTATGGTAAAACTGAAGCCATCATTGGCAATTGGCTGGCTCGACATCGCGAAAAGCGCGAGCAGTTAGTAATGGCAACAAAGATCTCAGGCGGCGGTGTCAGCTGGATCCGCGAAGGCGCGCCTATCTGCGGGCAATCTATTATCCAAGCCGTTGATGCTTCTTTATCTCGTTTAAACACCGATTACATCGACCTTTACCAACTGCACTGGCCAAACCGCACTTCGCCTCACTTTGCAAAGCATTGGCCCGGTATGGTGACATTCTCAAAGGTCGACCGAGATGCAGAAATCGAGTCAATGCTGGATATTTTACAAGCTTTGCAAACGTGCATTAAACAAGGAAAAATCCGTCATTGGGGGTTATCCGATGATACCACTTGGGGCATAAATACTTATTTACGTTTAAGCTCAGAGCATAACCTCGCCAGACCCGTTGCAATTCAAAACGAATTCAACTTATTGCACACGAAAGATTGGCCCTATTTGATTGAAAATTGCGTTCATGAAGACATAGCCTATTTACCATGGTCACCACTGGCGGCGGGCTCATTAACCGGTAAGTATATTGATGGTGCAAGGCCTGAGGGCTCGCGCTGGACTTATATGCAGCGCAATGGTTTGTTTAGAGATACGCCACAAGCAAACCAAGCAGTGAAAGAATACAACTCGATAGCCAAGCAATTTGGTGTAACTCCCGCACAACTAGCGCTTGCATGGGTCAATCAAGTAGATGGCGTTACTTCAACAATTATTGGCGCTACAACAATGTGCCAATTAAAAGAAAACATCCATGCCTTTGATTTGCATTTAAGTGAGGCGCAACTTAATGACATTGGTGCTGTGTTACAACGCTTTCCATCCCCCTACTAA
- the rdgC gene encoding recombination-associated protein RdgC: MWFSNLICYRFKQDVSYNQDEFEKALEQDVFRPCGSQDMSTFGWTKALGKHGNSLSHFSQNSILLCAKREEKVLPASVINDMVNEKVELIEREENRPVKKKEKDELKENILSTLLPQAFKKSSLQFAFIDQDNGWVIVNSASFNKAEELLALLRKSLGTLPVVPAFANYDLDVFLTDWLTKFEAPEGFAIGTDAELQEPDDNGAQVKLKQHDLSSDEIKSHLENGKRVTKLAFDWRERVKFMLQNDGSIKRLSYAEALKEQNADIPKEDMAVKLDADFILVSEEVKELLEELTQSLGDSSDM; this comes from the coding sequence ATGTGGTTCAGTAACCTGATCTGTTATCGATTCAAGCAAGACGTTTCATACAACCAAGACGAATTTGAAAAAGCGTTAGAACAAGATGTGTTTCGACCTTGCGGCAGCCAAGACATGAGTACGTTTGGTTGGACAAAAGCGCTAGGAAAACATGGCAACAGCTTATCCCACTTCTCACAGAATAGTATTCTGCTATGTGCTAAGCGTGAAGAAAAAGTACTGCCAGCGTCAGTGATCAACGACATGGTAAATGAAAAAGTAGAACTTATTGAGCGAGAAGAAAACCGCCCAGTTAAAAAGAAAGAAAAGGATGAACTAAAAGAGAACATTCTAAGCACTTTGTTACCTCAGGCATTTAAGAAATCAAGCCTGCAATTTGCATTTATAGATCAAGATAATGGTTGGGTAATAGTCAATAGCGCTAGCTTCAATAAAGCTGAAGAACTATTAGCACTGTTAAGAAAGTCTCTTGGCACTTTGCCAGTCGTGCCCGCATTTGCCAACTATGATCTCGATGTTTTTCTTACCGATTGGCTGACTAAGTTTGAGGCCCCTGAAGGATTTGCAATTGGCACTGACGCTGAGTTGCAAGAGCCCGATGATAATGGTGCTCAAGTGAAACTCAAGCAACATGACTTATCCTCAGACGAAATCAAAAGTCACTTAGAAAACGGAAAGCGTGTTACCAAACTTGCTTTTGACTGGCGTGAACGCGTTAAATTTATGCTTCAAAATGACGGCTCAATAAAACGCCTGAGCTACGCTGAAGCGCTTAAAGAACAAAATGCGGACATTCCTAAAGAAGATATGGCAGTAAAGCTTGATGCAGACTTTATATTAGTTAGTGAGGAAGTTAAGGAACTATTAGAAGAACTCACGCAAAGTTTAGGCGACAGCTCAGATATGTAA
- a CDS encoding carbon starvation CstA family protein, with translation MQSIMIVLFGIIGMLFGWFVYSKFIAEKIFKMDDNFVTPAHELNDGVDFVPTNKVVLWGHHFTSVAGAAPIVGPAIAVYWGWVPAVLWVVIGTIFFAGVHDMGALWASARHKGKSMGALSETVIGKRTRALFMIVVFLVLLMVNAVFGVVIANSFVANPSAVFPAWAAIAVALVIGQLLKRQVPLVPLCVVGVAILYATIYMGSSMPLALPSELFGLTDKASWIVILFIYAAVASLLPVWMLLQPRDFINGLQLLVGLILLYGAVFVVMPDITAPAFNTHMASETPSIIPLLFVTIACGAVSGFHGIVSSGTSSKQLNKETDGRFVGYLGAVGEGSLALITLVAVSGVMLAVSPEQWHEIYSHLGAGSVGAFITGGSNLISSGWGIPTEIAATLLAVMVVLFAGTTMDSGVRLQRYIIQEWGDIYQLKALQNGIVATLIAVGCCLLLAFGAGGSSGSGGMIIWPLFGSTNQILASLTLLVISVYLIKLGRPAKYTLIPMSFVLLMAFFAGVIKLQEYYQQGNWLLVILDIIVLVVSVLVMLEAWSVISKHNRAGSVNENTQ, from the coding sequence ATGCAGTCAATCATGATAGTGCTATTTGGCATAATTGGTATGCTATTTGGCTGGTTTGTTTATTCCAAATTTATCGCCGAAAAAATCTTCAAAATGGACGATAATTTTGTCACGCCGGCACATGAACTAAATGATGGGGTGGACTTTGTGCCGACCAACAAAGTGGTGTTATGGGGGCACCATTTTACTTCTGTTGCTGGTGCTGCGCCGATAGTTGGGCCTGCCATTGCGGTTTATTGGGGTTGGGTACCTGCCGTGTTATGGGTAGTGATAGGTACTATTTTCTTTGCCGGTGTTCATGATATGGGGGCTCTTTGGGCCAGTGCTCGCCATAAAGGCAAGTCTATGGGAGCGCTGTCAGAAACGGTGATAGGCAAACGTACTCGTGCATTGTTTATGATTGTGGTGTTTCTTGTTTTACTTATGGTTAATGCGGTATTTGGTGTGGTGATCGCCAACTCATTTGTTGCCAACCCCAGTGCCGTGTTTCCTGCTTGGGCAGCGATAGCCGTTGCGCTAGTGATTGGCCAATTGCTAAAACGACAAGTGCCTTTGGTGCCGCTTTGCGTGGTCGGGGTGGCTATTTTGTATGCCACCATTTATATGGGCTCTAGTATGCCTTTGGCCCTACCTTCTGAGTTGTTTGGATTAACCGATAAAGCAAGCTGGATTGTGATCTTGTTTATCTATGCGGCTGTGGCTTCTTTGCTGCCTGTATGGATGCTTTTGCAGCCGCGTGATTTTATCAATGGTTTGCAGTTATTGGTTGGCTTGATACTGCTATATGGTGCGGTATTTGTTGTTATGCCAGATATTACCGCGCCAGCATTTAATACCCATATGGCCAGTGAAACACCCAGTATTATCCCTTTGCTATTCGTTACTATTGCTTGTGGCGCGGTATCGGGCTTTCATGGCATCGTATCTTCAGGAACTAGCTCAAAGCAGCTAAACAAAGAAACAGACGGTCGCTTTGTTGGTTATTTAGGCGCAGTAGGAGAGGGCTCGCTGGCACTTATTACTCTTGTGGCTGTCAGTGGTGTCATGCTTGCCGTGTCGCCTGAGCAGTGGCACGAAATATACAGCCATTTAGGTGCTGGCAGTGTGGGGGCGTTTATCACCGGCGGCTCTAATCTGATCAGCAGTGGTTGGGGGATCCCCACAGAAATTGCAGCTACTTTGCTTGCAGTGATGGTGGTGTTGTTTGCCGGTACCACAATGGACTCCGGTGTTAGGCTACAGCGCTATATTATTCAAGAGTGGGGAGATATCTATCAGCTAAAGGCGTTGCAAAATGGTATTGTAGCGACCTTGATTGCAGTGGGTTGTTGTTTACTCCTTGCTTTTGGTGCGGGTGGTTCATCAGGGAGCGGTGGTATGATTATTTGGCCGCTATTTGGCTCAACCAATCAGATACTTGCAAGCCTTACTTTGCTTGTGATTTCTGTCTACTTGATCAAGTTAGGGCGTCCTGCAAAATATACCTTGATCCCCATGAGCTTTGTTTTATTAATGGCTTTTTTTGCCGGCGTAATTAAGTTACAAGAATACTATCAGCAAGGAAATTGGTTACTAGTGATATTAGATATCATTGTGCTGGTGGTCAGTGTACTGGTAATGCTTGAAGCTTGGTCCGTGATTAGTAAACATAATCGAGCAGGGTCAGTGAACGAAAATACACAATAG
- a CDS encoding sensor histidine kinase: MLQKSLSKKLLTNVLSVYFLLTFVVTCGQVVAEYVNTKDYIRNELTMLQKTFSRSLTRAIWELNTKQTVTTAEGLLAIPMIEGIIVRDDSGEIISQLGRSLDIHELYSQQLVQEEAIIEDTPSGLFGYTFPLIFEFSGRATQVGDVTLFSSRDVVFSRIMISIYFLIGNAMIKTTFLIILFLIAFRRLLTEPLTDLTDQIEEIELDDIDGKKIDIGTTERNELKVMEEAFNKLIDKVAEYRKQLDQTQKELIISNEKLDQHNLQLEQEVARKTSNLSQAMMDLQQQKYELEKQKLTLTEEVDLRSQTEQELLTKQKELERYVDELNMAQERLVGSEKMAALGGLVAGITHDINTPVGIGVTATSFLQERLNKLEAAYKEKTLSPKALEEFINEAKQSTSLLTTNLDRASELVASFKQIAVDQASEAVRKINFKEYLSEVVRSLHPKIKKTKHTIDINCPDDLILNLPAGAISQIFTNLIMNSLIHGFEGIDKGIIDISITDDHDDVKIVYKDNGRGVSKEQLEKLFDPFFTTKRDQGGSGLGTHITLNLVKQTLNGDIEVNSEEGKGLTYFIKFPKNMQAPMSMFS, from the coding sequence ATGCTGCAAAAAAGCCTATCGAAAAAGCTACTCACGAATGTGCTGTCGGTTTATTTCTTACTTACGTTCGTTGTGACTTGTGGTCAAGTTGTCGCTGAGTATGTCAATACCAAAGACTACATACGCAACGAGTTGACTATGCTGCAAAAAACGTTCAGCCGCAGCCTGACACGCGCGATTTGGGAGTTAAACACCAAACAAACTGTCACGACGGCTGAAGGTCTGCTGGCTATCCCCATGATCGAAGGTATTATCGTACGCGATGATAGTGGTGAAATAATTTCTCAACTAGGTCGTTCACTCGACATTCACGAATTATATAGCCAACAATTAGTGCAAGAAGAAGCCATTATTGAAGATACACCATCAGGCTTATTTGGATATACCTTCCCGCTTATCTTTGAGTTTTCAGGCCGCGCAACTCAAGTTGGCGATGTAACTCTATTCTCATCTCGTGATGTTGTGTTTAGTCGCATTATGATTTCGATTTATTTTTTGATTGGTAATGCAATGATTAAAACAACGTTCTTGATCATTCTGTTTTTAATTGCATTTCGACGCTTGCTAACTGAACCCTTAACAGACCTAACCGACCAAATCGAAGAAATAGAACTTGACGATATCGATGGTAAAAAGATAGACATTGGCACCACCGAGCGTAATGAACTCAAAGTAATGGAAGAAGCGTTTAATAAACTAATCGACAAGGTCGCTGAGTATCGTAAACAACTCGATCAAACACAAAAAGAACTCATTATTAGCAATGAAAAACTAGATCAACACAACCTTCAGCTTGAGCAAGAAGTTGCGAGGAAAACTTCAAACCTAAGTCAAGCAATGATGGATCTTCAACAGCAAAAGTATGAGTTAGAAAAGCAAAAGCTTACATTAACTGAAGAGGTTGATCTTCGCAGTCAAACCGAGCAAGAGTTACTGACAAAACAAAAGGAGCTGGAACGCTATGTTGATGAACTAAACATGGCGCAAGAGCGCCTCGTTGGCTCTGAGAAAATGGCAGCATTAGGTGGGTTAGTTGCAGGTATCACTCATGATATTAACACCCCAGTTGGGATAGGCGTTACAGCAACGTCATTTTTACAAGAACGCTTAAACAAGCTAGAAGCCGCCTATAAAGAAAAAACGCTTTCTCCAAAAGCACTCGAAGAGTTTATTAATGAAGCCAAGCAAAGCACCAGTTTATTAACTACAAACTTGGACAGAGCGTCGGAGTTAGTTGCAAGCTTTAAACAAATTGCAGTGGATCAGGCCAGCGAAGCGGTGCGAAAAATAAACTTTAAAGAATACTTATCTGAAGTTGTGCGTTCATTGCATCCTAAAATCAAAAAAACAAAGCATACTATTGATATTAACTGCCCTGATGATTTGATTTTAAATTTACCTGCGGGCGCAATCAGCCAGATTTTCACTAATCTGATCATGAACTCATTGATCCATGGTTTTGAAGGCATTGATAAAGGTATTATCGATATCAGTATTACTGATGATCACGATGATGTAAAAATTGTGTATAAAGACAATGGCCGAGGCGTCAGTAAAGAGCAACTTGAAAAGCTGTTTGACCCATTCTTTACAACCAAGCGCGATCAAGGTGGTAGCGGATTAGGCACCCACATAACCTTAAACTTGGTCAAGCAAACTTTAAATGGCGATATTGAGGTGAACAGTGAAGAAGGAAAAGGCTTAACCTACTTCATTAAATTTCCAAAAAATATGCAAGCACCAATGAGCATGTTTAGCTAA